A single genomic interval of bacterium harbors:
- a CDS encoding bifunctional nuclease family protein, which yields MVIEFRPRKVALDPVTQSPIVLLVDLQDRKMIPIWLGHAEANAIFVAMEHIQAPRPMTHDLMKNALGELGATLLRIEINDLKDSTYYATMYLKCRKTVIGIDSRPSDAIALALRFAAPIYVTEEVLSKTTVVDLTQEIKEGDRLLEILKSLEPDDFGKYKM from the coding sequence ATGGTGATCGAGTTTAGGCCAAGGAAAGTAGCGCTTGATCCGGTAACACAAAGTCCTATCGTGCTCCTCGTCGATCTTCAGGACAGAAAGATGATCCCTATCTGGCTGGGACACGCTGAGGCGAATGCGATCTTCGTCGCGATGGAGCACATCCAGGCGCCTCGCCCGATGACCCACGACCTAATGAAGAACGCGTTGGGCGAACTGGGTGCAACGCTTCTCAGGATCGAGATTAACGATCTGAAGGACAGCACCTACTACGCGACCATGTATTTGAAGTGCAGAAAGACCGTTATCGGCATCGATTCGCGCCCTAGTGATGCGATTGCTCTGGCCTTGAGATTTGCTGCGCCGATTTACGTGACAGAAGAGGTGCTTTCCAAGACCACGGTTGTCGATCTGACACAGGAGATCAAGGAGGGCGACAGATTGCTGGAGATACTCAAGAGCTTGGAGCCAGATGACTTCGGCAAGTACAAGATGTAG